The following coding sequences are from one Hippopotamus amphibius kiboko isolate mHipAmp2 chromosome 9, mHipAmp2.hap2, whole genome shotgun sequence window:
- the BACE1 gene encoding beta-secretase 1 isoform X3: MAQALPWLLLWMGSGVLPAHGSQPGIRLPLRSGLGGAPLGLRLPRDTDEEPEEPGRRGSFVEMVDNLRGKSGQGYYVEMTVGSPPQTLNILVDTGSSNFAVGAARHPFLHRYYQRQLSSTYRDLRKGVYVPYTQGKWEGELGTDLVSIPHGPNVTVRANIAAITESDKFFINGSNWEGILGLAYAEIARPDDSLEPFFDSLVKQTHVPNLFSLQLCGAGFPLNQSEVLASVGGSMIIGGIDHSLYTGSLWYTPIRREWYYEVIIVRVEINGQDLKMDCKEYNYDKSIVDSGTTNLRLPKKVFEAAVKSIKAASSTEKFPDGFWLGEQLVCWQAGTTPWNIFPVISLYLMGEVTNQSFRITILPQQYLRPVEDVATSQDDCYKFAISQSSTGTVMGAVIMEGFYVVFDRARKRIGFAVSACHVHDEFRTAAVEGPFVTPDMEDCGYNIPQTDESTLMTIAYVMAAICALFMLPLCLMVCQWRCLRCLRHQHDDFADDISLLK, from the exons ATGGCCCAAGCGCTGCCCTGGCTCCTGCTGTGGATGGGCTCCGGTGTGCTGCCCGCCCACGGCTCCCAGCCCGGCATCCGGCTGCCCCTGCGAAGTGGGCTGGGGGGCGCCCCCCTGGGGCTGCGGCTGCCCCGGGACACCGACGAGGAGCCCGAGGAGCCCGGCCGGAGGGGCAGCTTTGTGGAGATGGTGGACAACCTGAGGGGCAAGTCCGGGCAGGGCTACTACGTGGAGATGACCGTGGGCAGCCCCCCCCAGACG CTCAACATCCTCGTGGACACAGGCAGCAGTAACTTTGCAGTGGGGGCCGCCCGCCACCCTTTCCTGCACCGATACTACCAGAGGCAGCT GTCCAGCACATACCGGGACCTCCGGAAGGGTGTGTATGTGCCCTACACCCAGGGCAAGTGGGAGGGAGAGCTGGGCACTGACCTGGTGAGCATCCCCCACGGCCCCAACGTCACCGTGCGTGCCAACATCGCTGCCATCACTGAATCAGACAAGTTCTTCATCAATGGCTCCAACTGGGAAGGCATCCTGGGGCTGGCCTACGCTGAGATCGCCAGG CCCGACGACTCCCTAGAGCCATTCTTTGACTCGCTGGTAAAGCAGACCCATGTGCCCAACCTCTTCTCCCTGCAGCTCTGTGGGGCCGGCTTCCCCCTCAACCAGTCGGAAGTGCTGGCCTCAGTTGGAGGCAGCATG ATCATCGGGGGTATCGACCACTCGCTGTACACAGGCAGCCTCTGGTACACACCCATCCGGCGGGAGTGGTATTATGAGGTGATCATTGTGCGGGTGGAGATCAACGGACAGGATCTGAAAATGGACTGCAAGGAG TACAACTATGACAAGAGCATCGTCGACAGTGGCACCACCAACCTTCGTTTGCCCAAGAAAGTGTTTGAAGCTGCTGTCAAATCCATCAAGGCAGCCTCCTCG ACGGAGAAGTTCCCCGACGGTTTCTGGCTAGGGGAGCAGCTGGTGTGCTGGCAAGCTGGCACCACCCCATGGAACATTTTCCCGGTCATCTCTCTCTACCTAATGGGTGAGGTCACCAATCAGTCCTTCCGCATCACCATCCTTCCACAG CAATACCTGCGGCCAGTGGAAGACGTGGCCACGTCCCAAGACGACTGTTACAAGTTCGCCATCTCACAGTCATCCACGGGCACGGTCATGGGAGCCGTCatcatggagggcttctatgtcGTCTTTGATAGGGCCCGGAAACGAATTGGCTTTGCTGTCAGTGCTTGCCATG TGCATGATGAGTTCCGGACAGCGGCGGTGGAAGGCCCGTTTGTCACCCCGGACATGGAAGACTGTGGCTACAACATCCCGCAGACAGACGAATCGACCCTCATGACCATAGCCTACGTCATGGCTGCCATCTGCGCCCTCTTCAtgctgcccctctgcctcatgGTGTGTCAGTGGCGCTGCCTCCGCTGCCTGCGCCACCAGCACGATGACTTTGCTGATGACATCTCCCTGCTGAAGTGA
- the BACE1 gene encoding beta-secretase 1 isoform X1, translating into MAQALPWLLLWMGSGVLPAHGSQPGIRLPLRSGLGGAPLGLRLPRDTDEEPEEPGRRGSFVEMVDNLRGKSGQGYYVEMTVGSPPQTLNILVDTGSSNFAVGAARHPFLHRYYQRQLGGYCRGLGTVQGREELSTGPLPGPVSGTERSSTYRDLRKGVYVPYTQGKWEGELGTDLVSIPHGPNVTVRANIAAITESDKFFINGSNWEGILGLAYAEIARPDDSLEPFFDSLVKQTHVPNLFSLQLCGAGFPLNQSEVLASVGGSMIIGGIDHSLYTGSLWYTPIRREWYYEVIIVRVEINGQDLKMDCKEYNYDKSIVDSGTTNLRLPKKVFEAAVKSIKAASSTEKFPDGFWLGEQLVCWQAGTTPWNIFPVISLYLMGEVTNQSFRITILPQQYLRPVEDVATSQDDCYKFAISQSSTGTVMGAVIMEGFYVVFDRARKRIGFAVSACHVHDEFRTAAVEGPFVTPDMEDCGYNIPQTDESTLMTIAYVMAAICALFMLPLCLMVCQWRCLRCLRHQHDDFADDISLLK; encoded by the exons ATGGCCCAAGCGCTGCCCTGGCTCCTGCTGTGGATGGGCTCCGGTGTGCTGCCCGCCCACGGCTCCCAGCCCGGCATCCGGCTGCCCCTGCGAAGTGGGCTGGGGGGCGCCCCCCTGGGGCTGCGGCTGCCCCGGGACACCGACGAGGAGCCCGAGGAGCCCGGCCGGAGGGGCAGCTTTGTGGAGATGGTGGACAACCTGAGGGGCAAGTCCGGGCAGGGCTACTACGTGGAGATGACCGTGGGCAGCCCCCCCCAGACG CTCAACATCCTCGTGGACACAGGCAGCAGTAACTTTGCAGTGGGGGCCGCCCGCCACCCTTTCCTGCACCGATACTACCAGAGGCAGCT CGGGGGCTACTGTCGGGGGCTTGGCACCGTTCAAGGAAGGGAAGAGCTGTCCACGGGCCCACTGCCCGGCCCGGTATCAGGGACTGAAAG GTCCAGCACATACCGGGACCTCCGGAAGGGTGTGTATGTGCCCTACACCCAGGGCAAGTGGGAGGGAGAGCTGGGCACTGACCTGGTGAGCATCCCCCACGGCCCCAACGTCACCGTGCGTGCCAACATCGCTGCCATCACTGAATCAGACAAGTTCTTCATCAATGGCTCCAACTGGGAAGGCATCCTGGGGCTGGCCTACGCTGAGATCGCCAGG CCCGACGACTCCCTAGAGCCATTCTTTGACTCGCTGGTAAAGCAGACCCATGTGCCCAACCTCTTCTCCCTGCAGCTCTGTGGGGCCGGCTTCCCCCTCAACCAGTCGGAAGTGCTGGCCTCAGTTGGAGGCAGCATG ATCATCGGGGGTATCGACCACTCGCTGTACACAGGCAGCCTCTGGTACACACCCATCCGGCGGGAGTGGTATTATGAGGTGATCATTGTGCGGGTGGAGATCAACGGACAGGATCTGAAAATGGACTGCAAGGAG TACAACTATGACAAGAGCATCGTCGACAGTGGCACCACCAACCTTCGTTTGCCCAAGAAAGTGTTTGAAGCTGCTGTCAAATCCATCAAGGCAGCCTCCTCG ACGGAGAAGTTCCCCGACGGTTTCTGGCTAGGGGAGCAGCTGGTGTGCTGGCAAGCTGGCACCACCCCATGGAACATTTTCCCGGTCATCTCTCTCTACCTAATGGGTGAGGTCACCAATCAGTCCTTCCGCATCACCATCCTTCCACAG CAATACCTGCGGCCAGTGGAAGACGTGGCCACGTCCCAAGACGACTGTTACAAGTTCGCCATCTCACAGTCATCCACGGGCACGGTCATGGGAGCCGTCatcatggagggcttctatgtcGTCTTTGATAGGGCCCGGAAACGAATTGGCTTTGCTGTCAGTGCTTGCCATG TGCATGATGAGTTCCGGACAGCGGCGGTGGAAGGCCCGTTTGTCACCCCGGACATGGAAGACTGTGGCTACAACATCCCGCAGACAGACGAATCGACCCTCATGACCATAGCCTACGTCATGGCTGCCATCTGCGCCCTCTTCAtgctgcccctctgcctcatgGTGTGTCAGTGGCGCTGCCTCCGCTGCCTGCGCCACCAGCACGATGACTTTGCTGATGACATCTCCCTGCTGAAGTGA
- the BACE1 gene encoding beta-secretase 1 isoform X2: protein MAQALPWLLLWMGSGVLPAHGSQPGIRLPLRSGLGGAPLGLRLPRDTDEEPEEPGRRGSFVEMVDNLRGKSGQGYYVEMTVGSPPQTLNILVDTGSSNFAVGAARHPFLHRYYQRQLSLPALHRSSTYRDLRKGVYVPYTQGKWEGELGTDLVSIPHGPNVTVRANIAAITESDKFFINGSNWEGILGLAYAEIARPDDSLEPFFDSLVKQTHVPNLFSLQLCGAGFPLNQSEVLASVGGSMIIGGIDHSLYTGSLWYTPIRREWYYEVIIVRVEINGQDLKMDCKEYNYDKSIVDSGTTNLRLPKKVFEAAVKSIKAASSTEKFPDGFWLGEQLVCWQAGTTPWNIFPVISLYLMGEVTNQSFRITILPQQYLRPVEDVATSQDDCYKFAISQSSTGTVMGAVIMEGFYVVFDRARKRIGFAVSACHVHDEFRTAAVEGPFVTPDMEDCGYNIPQTDESTLMTIAYVMAAICALFMLPLCLMVCQWRCLRCLRHQHDDFADDISLLK, encoded by the exons ATGGCCCAAGCGCTGCCCTGGCTCCTGCTGTGGATGGGCTCCGGTGTGCTGCCCGCCCACGGCTCCCAGCCCGGCATCCGGCTGCCCCTGCGAAGTGGGCTGGGGGGCGCCCCCCTGGGGCTGCGGCTGCCCCGGGACACCGACGAGGAGCCCGAGGAGCCCGGCCGGAGGGGCAGCTTTGTGGAGATGGTGGACAACCTGAGGGGCAAGTCCGGGCAGGGCTACTACGTGGAGATGACCGTGGGCAGCCCCCCCCAGACG CTCAACATCCTCGTGGACACAGGCAGCAGTAACTTTGCAGTGGGGGCCGCCCGCCACCCTTTCCTGCACCGATACTACCAGAGGCAGCT ATCTCTGCCTGCTTTGCACAGGTCCAGCACATACCGGGACCTCCGGAAGGGTGTGTATGTGCCCTACACCCAGGGCAAGTGGGAGGGAGAGCTGGGCACTGACCTGGTGAGCATCCCCCACGGCCCCAACGTCACCGTGCGTGCCAACATCGCTGCCATCACTGAATCAGACAAGTTCTTCATCAATGGCTCCAACTGGGAAGGCATCCTGGGGCTGGCCTACGCTGAGATCGCCAGG CCCGACGACTCCCTAGAGCCATTCTTTGACTCGCTGGTAAAGCAGACCCATGTGCCCAACCTCTTCTCCCTGCAGCTCTGTGGGGCCGGCTTCCCCCTCAACCAGTCGGAAGTGCTGGCCTCAGTTGGAGGCAGCATG ATCATCGGGGGTATCGACCACTCGCTGTACACAGGCAGCCTCTGGTACACACCCATCCGGCGGGAGTGGTATTATGAGGTGATCATTGTGCGGGTGGAGATCAACGGACAGGATCTGAAAATGGACTGCAAGGAG TACAACTATGACAAGAGCATCGTCGACAGTGGCACCACCAACCTTCGTTTGCCCAAGAAAGTGTTTGAAGCTGCTGTCAAATCCATCAAGGCAGCCTCCTCG ACGGAGAAGTTCCCCGACGGTTTCTGGCTAGGGGAGCAGCTGGTGTGCTGGCAAGCTGGCACCACCCCATGGAACATTTTCCCGGTCATCTCTCTCTACCTAATGGGTGAGGTCACCAATCAGTCCTTCCGCATCACCATCCTTCCACAG CAATACCTGCGGCCAGTGGAAGACGTGGCCACGTCCCAAGACGACTGTTACAAGTTCGCCATCTCACAGTCATCCACGGGCACGGTCATGGGAGCCGTCatcatggagggcttctatgtcGTCTTTGATAGGGCCCGGAAACGAATTGGCTTTGCTGTCAGTGCTTGCCATG TGCATGATGAGTTCCGGACAGCGGCGGTGGAAGGCCCGTTTGTCACCCCGGACATGGAAGACTGTGGCTACAACATCCCGCAGACAGACGAATCGACCCTCATGACCATAGCCTACGTCATGGCTGCCATCTGCGCCCTCTTCAtgctgcccctctgcctcatgGTGTGTCAGTGGCGCTGCCTCCGCTGCCTGCGCCACCAGCACGATGACTTTGCTGATGACATCTCCCTGCTGAAGTGA